A portion of the Nitrospira defluvii genome contains these proteins:
- the dxs gene encoding 1-deoxy-D-xylulose-5-phosphate synthase: MSLLKNIHSPADLKRLSPEQFPELCQEIREQILAVVSNVGGHLASNLGVVELTVALQYLLDTPNDKIVWDTSNQAYTHKLLTGRREQFHTLRQYGGLSGFCKREESAYDTFNAGHAGTGVSAAFGMVEAREQRGEKHKVVCVVGDGAMTAGMTLEGLHHAGGTNKDFLVVLNDNQMSISRNVGAISAYLNRTFTGEFYARMREETGQLLRKIPHIGLEVQKIARRAEELAKGAILPGLLFEELGFQYAGPIDGHNFEHLLPTLENVLKMKGPVLLHVITKKGLGYQAAMDNPVWFHACPPFVRETGVPAKKAVRPSYTSMAVDALIKVAHQDKRVVAITAAMCEGTGLNAFEKEFPERIYDVGIAEQHAVTFAAGMAAQGMKPVVALYSTFLQRAYDQVVHDVATQNLPVTFCIDRGGLVAEDGTTHHGAFDFAFLRHVPNMVVAAPKDENELQHLIKTCVSYDGPASVRYARGVSLGVPMDPEPTTLPIGKGELLREGTDVAIVAIGVTVWPAMKAAERLAQEGISAAVVNARFAKPLDTELILKTAKNVRCLVTVEEGCKMGGFGSAVLETLSEAGLLLRTKVLGLPDWYIEQGPQDLLRERYGLTADGIYNSVKALFGAGVVADDAARLASLVGSLPHGDEQGS, from the coding sequence ATGTCTCTTTTAAAAAATATCCACAGTCCCGCTGATTTGAAGCGCCTGTCCCCTGAACAGTTTCCGGAACTATGCCAAGAGATTCGTGAGCAAATCCTCGCGGTGGTTTCGAATGTCGGGGGGCATCTGGCCTCCAATCTCGGTGTCGTGGAGTTGACGGTCGCCTTGCAATATCTCCTGGATACGCCGAACGATAAAATCGTCTGGGATACCAGTAATCAAGCCTATACCCACAAACTCCTGACCGGACGCCGGGAACAGTTCCACACGTTGCGGCAGTACGGTGGATTGAGCGGGTTCTGCAAGCGCGAAGAAAGTGCATACGATACCTTTAATGCCGGGCATGCCGGCACCGGTGTCTCGGCTGCCTTTGGAATGGTAGAAGCGCGCGAGCAACGGGGCGAGAAGCACAAGGTGGTTTGCGTCGTCGGCGACGGGGCGATGACTGCGGGGATGACTCTCGAGGGGTTGCACCACGCGGGTGGGACGAACAAGGACTTTCTTGTCGTGCTGAACGACAATCAAATGTCGATTTCCCGCAACGTCGGAGCCATTTCCGCCTACCTGAACCGGACCTTCACCGGAGAATTCTACGCGCGGATGCGTGAGGAAACCGGACAGCTGCTGCGCAAAATTCCCCACATCGGTCTGGAAGTGCAAAAGATCGCTCGTCGAGCCGAGGAATTGGCCAAAGGCGCCATTCTTCCCGGACTGTTGTTTGAGGAATTAGGCTTCCAATATGCCGGACCGATCGATGGGCACAACTTCGAGCATCTGCTACCGACGTTAGAAAACGTGCTGAAAATGAAGGGCCCGGTCCTGCTGCACGTGATCACGAAAAAAGGCTTGGGGTATCAAGCCGCCATGGACAACCCCGTCTGGTTCCATGCCTGCCCGCCGTTCGTGCGTGAAACGGGCGTGCCGGCGAAGAAAGCCGTGCGTCCCAGTTACACCAGCATGGCCGTCGATGCCCTGATCAAAGTGGCGCATCAAGACAAGCGAGTGGTCGCCATCACCGCCGCCATGTGTGAGGGCACCGGTCTGAATGCCTTTGAGAAGGAGTTTCCTGAGCGGATTTATGACGTGGGTATCGCTGAGCAGCATGCGGTGACCTTCGCGGCCGGTATGGCCGCGCAGGGGATGAAGCCGGTGGTGGCCCTGTATTCCACATTCTTGCAACGGGCCTACGATCAGGTCGTGCACGATGTGGCCACCCAGAACTTGCCGGTGACCTTCTGCATCGACCGTGGTGGACTCGTGGCCGAGGACGGCACGACCCACCATGGCGCATTCGATTTCGCGTTCCTGCGGCATGTGCCGAACATGGTCGTCGCCGCCCCCAAAGACGAGAACGAATTGCAGCATCTGATCAAGACCTGTGTGAGTTACGATGGTCCTGCTTCGGTTCGGTACGCGCGCGGCGTGAGCCTTGGGGTGCCGATGGATCCTGAGCCCACCACCCTGCCGATCGGCAAGGGCGAGCTGCTGCGGGAAGGGACGGATGTGGCGATCGTCGCGATCGGCGTCACCGTCTGGCCGGCCATGAAGGCCGCCGAGCGGTTGGCCCAGGAAGGCATTTCTGCCGCCGTAGTCAACGCCCGGTTTGCGAAGCCACTGGATACCGAACTCATCCTCAAGACGGCGAAGAACGTGCGATGCCTCGTGACGGTGGAAGAAGGCTGCAAGATGGGCGGATTCGGGTCCGCCGTCTTGGAAACCCTGTCCGAAGCCGGACTCTTGTTGCGCACCAAGGTGCTCGGGTTGCCCGATTGGTACATCGAGCAGGGGCCGCAGGACCTGTTGCGCGAACGGTATGGCCTGACCGCCGACGGGATCTATAACAGCGTCAAGGCCTTGTTTGGAGCCGGTGTGGTGGCTGACGACGCCGCTCGCCTCGCCTCGCTCGTGGGTAGCTTGCCGCACGGCGATGAGCAGGGGAGTTAA
- the ispG gene encoding flavodoxin-dependent (E)-4-hydroxy-3-methylbut-2-enyl-diphosphate synthase has protein sequence MRSSMHITRKKTRQITAGSVKIGGDAPISVQSMCSTDTRDVKATVEQIRQLETAGCELIRVAVPDEEAANALPKIKAAMTVPLIADIHFDHRLALKAAEVVDCVRINPGNIGAWWKVQEVIKAVNERGIPLRVGVNGGSLERPLLDKYGWPSPEALSESALNAVHALEDEGFTNMKVSLKASDVHHAIDAYYLFSTQSNYPLHIGITEAGTAMTGAVKSAIGLGWLLSQGIGDTLRVSLAADPVEEVKVGFEILKSLELRHRGINVIACPTCGRVEIDVVRMANELEKKLGHIKTPLNVSVLGCVVNGIGEGKEADIGIAGGEGKGILFKKGKLMRKVPMDELMDTLIHEVEQLAKEKEAEASGVALNGSSDEQAEAGWELMGHAPDEQSTIVRDIPVLPSKP, from the coding sequence CTGAGAAGCTCAATGCATATCACCAGAAAAAAGACGCGGCAGATCACGGCGGGGTCGGTGAAGATCGGCGGAGATGCGCCGATTTCGGTCCAATCGATGTGCTCCACGGATACGCGCGACGTGAAGGCGACCGTGGAGCAGATTCGGCAGTTGGAAACCGCCGGGTGCGAGCTCATTCGCGTCGCGGTTCCAGACGAAGAGGCGGCGAATGCGCTACCGAAGATCAAAGCCGCGATGACCGTGCCGTTGATTGCCGACATTCACTTCGACCATCGCCTGGCTCTCAAGGCGGCCGAAGTTGTCGATTGCGTCCGTATCAACCCCGGCAACATCGGGGCCTGGTGGAAAGTGCAGGAGGTGATCAAGGCCGTCAACGAGCGGGGCATTCCCCTGCGCGTGGGCGTCAATGGCGGCTCGCTCGAACGCCCGCTGTTGGATAAGTATGGCTGGCCTTCGCCGGAAGCCCTGTCCGAATCAGCCTTGAACGCCGTGCATGCGCTCGAAGACGAAGGCTTCACCAACATGAAGGTGTCGCTCAAAGCTTCCGACGTGCACCACGCAATCGACGCGTACTACCTGTTTTCCACCCAGTCCAATTACCCGCTGCACATCGGTATTACGGAAGCTGGCACCGCCATGACCGGCGCGGTCAAATCCGCGATCGGCCTCGGTTGGCTGCTCTCGCAAGGCATCGGCGACACATTACGCGTCTCGCTCGCTGCTGATCCGGTGGAAGAGGTCAAAGTCGGCTTTGAAATCCTCAAGTCGTTGGAGTTGCGTCATCGCGGCATCAACGTCATCGCCTGCCCGACCTGTGGGCGGGTCGAAATCGACGTGGTGCGCATGGCCAACGAGTTGGAAAAGAAACTGGGCCATATCAAAACTCCCCTGAATGTCTCGGTGCTTGGTTGCGTCGTGAACGGCATCGGCGAAGGCAAGGAAGCCGACATCGGCATTGCCGGCGGCGAAGGCAAAGGTATTCTCTTCAAGAAAGGGAAGCTGATGCGTAAGGTGCCCATGGACGAACTCATGGACACGCTGATTCACGAAGTCGAGCAGCTGGCCAAGGAAAAGGAGGCCGAAGCGTCCGGCGTCGCGCTGAACGGATCGTCGGATGAGCAAGCAGAGGCGGGTTGGGAATTGATGGGGCACGCGCCTGATGAGCAGTCCACCATTGTCCGCGACATTCCGGTGCTTCCGAGCAAGCCCTAG
- a CDS encoding sensor histidine kinase, protein MSRSLYGKLALVLLFLFCAVGVLYTLLMVFTTRMYQQEVNQKLNRALARNIVTDQLLSSQGEVSPYALKELFHLLMVINPSIEMYLLDENGGIVNFSAPTEKVKRSAVSLEPIHRFLTEADAFPILGDDPRDATRQKVFSVSAIPLHGQPTGYLYIVLGGEEYDSVADMLNRSYIFRLSLWAALTGLLFALLGGLFLFNMLTRRLTKLASTMETFAKSDFSEALELHPQDFIPERNSDEIDRLRSTFNRMVERILQQVATLKQTDILRRELVANVSHDLRTPLASLHGYLETLLMKEGTLTREEYRTFLDVALKQSQRLRELVGELFELARLDSREARIQCEQFSLAELVQDVCQKFQLTVANRGIALKSSFTDDLPFVEADIGLIERALENIINNATRYTPSGGTIAISLSHESGSVMIRISDTGCGIADHDLPYIFDRFYRANRQNQPGGAGLGLAITKRILELHGSTIRAESIPNIGTIISFELPTVHF, encoded by the coding sequence ATGTCGCGGTCACTTTACGGCAAACTCGCCCTTGTGTTGCTCTTCCTGTTTTGTGCGGTTGGGGTTCTATACACCCTCCTAATGGTCTTCACGACGCGCATGTATCAGCAAGAAGTGAATCAGAAGCTGAACCGTGCTCTGGCCAGAAACATTGTTACTGACCAGTTACTAAGCAGCCAAGGAGAGGTGAGTCCGTACGCTCTGAAAGAACTGTTTCACCTACTTATGGTTATCAATCCGAGCATTGAGATGTACTTGCTTGATGAGAATGGGGGCATAGTCAACTTCTCCGCTCCCACTGAGAAGGTCAAGCGCTCGGCTGTCTCGTTAGAACCAATACATCGTTTTCTCACCGAGGCGGACGCATTTCCTATTCTTGGTGACGATCCCCGTGATGCGACTCGACAGAAGGTCTTTTCTGTTTCAGCCATACCCTTACACGGACAACCAACAGGATATCTGTACATTGTCCTTGGCGGAGAGGAGTATGACTCCGTCGCCGATATGCTGAATCGGAGCTACATCTTCCGGCTGAGTCTCTGGGCAGCACTTACCGGCTTACTGTTCGCTCTTTTGGGCGGTCTCTTTCTATTCAACATGCTCACCAGAAGGTTAACCAAACTAGCATCGACGATGGAAACGTTCGCAAAGAGCGATTTTTCAGAGGCGCTCGAGCTGCATCCTCAGGATTTCATTCCTGAGCGGAATAGTGATGAAATTGATCGGCTCCGGTCCACATTCAATCGGATGGTAGAACGAATTCTTCAGCAAGTGGCCACTTTGAAGCAGACGGACATCCTTCGGCGTGAGTTGGTGGCCAATGTGTCCCATGATTTGCGTACCCCCCTGGCATCCTTGCATGGGTATCTGGAAACGTTACTGATGAAAGAAGGAACGCTTACACGAGAGGAATACCGGACGTTTCTCGACGTTGCCCTCAAGCAAAGCCAACGGCTTAGGGAGCTTGTGGGGGAACTCTTTGAATTGGCTCGCTTAGATTCGCGTGAAGCTCGCATTCAATGCGAACAATTTTCTTTAGCCGAGCTTGTCCAGGATGTGTGTCAAAAGTTTCAACTCACCGTCGCAAATAGGGGGATAGCCCTAAAGAGCAGTTTTACAGATGATCTGCCATTTGTGGAGGCTGATATCGGCCTCATCGAGCGGGCGCTAGAAAACATAATCAATAATGCTACTCGCTATACACCGAGCGGAGGGACCATTGCGATTTCGTTAAGCCACGAATCCGGCTCGGTTATGATACGAATTTCTGATACTGGCTGTGGGATCGCTGATCACGACTTGCCTTATATTTTTGATCGTTTTTATAGGGCGAATCGACAAAATCAGCCTGGAGGAGCTGGGCTCGGGCTGGCCATTACTAAGCGAATCCTAGAGCTACATGGAAGTACAATTCGAGCAGAGAGTATACCTAACATCGGAACCATCATCAGCTTTGAACTGCCCACCGTGCACTTCTAG
- a CDS encoding response regulator transcription factor, whose product MAKQILVVEDDLDIGRLLEMHLTDTAYAVEIAKTGEDGLQCVLSKRYDLIILDVMLPGIDGLEICRQLRSLPTYTPILMLTAKSSEIDRVLGLEVGADDYVTKPFSVRELLARVKALFRRSEAFRDKTQDVQKTIRAKGLFIDVEKRKVTVRGSLRDLTAKEFDLLLQFASHPGRVYTRSQLLDSVWGYGHDGYEHTVNSHINRLRAKIEKDSAKPDFILTVWGVGYKFCELEGSGLKD is encoded by the coding sequence ATGGCTAAACAAATTCTTGTCGTAGAAGACGACTTAGATATTGGTCGGCTCTTGGAGATGCACCTGACCGACACCGCATATGCCGTAGAGATCGCCAAAACCGGAGAGGATGGTCTTCAATGTGTGCTCTCGAAGAGATATGACCTTATTATTCTTGACGTGATGCTGCCTGGCATCGACGGGTTAGAGATATGTCGGCAGCTTCGATCGCTCCCCACCTATACACCCATCCTCATGTTGACTGCGAAATCCTCAGAAATAGACAGGGTCCTTGGGCTGGAAGTTGGTGCTGACGACTATGTTACTAAACCATTTAGTGTTCGAGAACTGCTCGCACGTGTAAAGGCCCTCTTCCGCCGTTCTGAAGCATTTAGAGATAAGACGCAGGACGTTCAGAAAACTATCCGCGCAAAGGGCCTCTTCATCGATGTTGAAAAACGGAAGGTCACAGTGAGAGGCAGCTTGAGGGATCTCACGGCCAAAGAGTTCGATTTGCTCCTGCAGTTTGCATCCCATCCAGGCAGAGTTTATACGCGCAGTCAGCTTCTCGATTCGGTCTGGGGCTACGGTCACGACGGCTATGAACACACGGTAAATTCCCATATCAACAGATTGCGCGCCAAGATTGAAAAGGATTCGGCCAAGCCCGACTTTATTCTGACTGTGTGGGGCGTCGGATACAAATTCTGTGAACTAGAAGGATCCGGCTTAAAGGACTGA
- a CDS encoding helix-turn-helix transcriptional regulator, translating into MVPSTKLITIREAAERLGLKESTIRKYILKRQIAYVKPSVRAVRIPIEELERILAAGLRPAIPQAEAAR; encoded by the coding sequence ATGGTCCCGAGTACAAAATTGATCACCATTCGAGAAGCGGCCGAACGCTTAGGACTCAAAGAAAGCACGATCAGGAAATACATCCTGAAACGGCAGATTGCCTATGTGAAGCCGTCCGTGCGTGCCGTGCGGATTCCCATTGAGGAATTGGAACGGATTCTCGCTGCCGGTCTTCGTCCTGCCATTCCTCAAGCGGAGGCTGCCCGATGA
- a CDS encoding chlorite dismutase family protein, whose protein sequence is MKRISQISMVALLLCFLPMLSVVSEAAMDHDKLLKDPGVYATFAVFKMGEHWWQMDHEARVKAASEMKKVFEKHADKLIVDTHLLRGLSERADVLVRIHSKEMVHNQNFLLDLMGTTMGMDMKNTDTFNGITKTLNYVPSFPEELKGELKTPPPQGSPYVIVVPIRKDAEWWISGQDTRTGLMKEHTDATVAYLKTVKRKLYHSSGLDDWDFITYFETSKLDDFNNLVTGLLKVKENRHNRRFGDPLLLGTIRPLDEILDILSR, encoded by the coding sequence ATGAAGAGAATCAGTCAGATTTCGATGGTTGCGCTTCTATTATGCTTCCTTCCCATGTTGTCTGTAGTGAGTGAGGCGGCCATGGATCACGACAAGCTCTTAAAGGATCCTGGTGTCTACGCAACGTTTGCTGTGTTCAAGATGGGGGAGCACTGGTGGCAGATGGATCATGAAGCGCGTGTCAAGGCGGCCTCCGAAATGAAAAAGGTGTTCGAAAAGCACGCCGATAAGTTAATAGTCGATACGCATTTGCTTCGTGGTCTGTCTGAGAGAGCTGATGTACTTGTCAGGATTCACTCGAAAGAGATGGTTCATAATCAGAACTTCTTGTTAGACCTCATGGGGACCACTATGGGGATGGATATGAAAAATACTGACACCTTCAATGGCATCACCAAAACCCTAAATTATGTCCCTAGCTTCCCAGAAGAACTGAAGGGGGAGTTGAAGACACCGCCACCTCAGGGCAGCCCATACGTTATAGTGGTTCCTATACGCAAGGACGCAGAATGGTGGATTTCTGGACAAGACACCCGAACAGGCCTGATGAAGGAACACACGGATGCGACGGTCGCATACTTGAAGACGGTGAAACGGAAGCTCTATCACTCCAGCGGGTTGGATGATTGGGATTTTATTACCTACTTTGAAACATCCAAGCTGGATGATTTCAACAATCTTGTGACTGGATTGCTCAAGGTCAAGGAGAACCGTCATAATAGGCGTTTCGGTGATCCTCTCCTGTTGGGGACCATTCGACCATTGGATGAAATCCTCGATATTCTCAGTCGCTAG